In Sphingobacterium sp. lm-10, one DNA window encodes the following:
- the trmD gene encoding tRNA (guanosine(37)-N1)-methyltransferase TrmD — MRFDIITVLPSLLDSPFAHSILQRAQKKGLAEIHVHNLRDYSSNKQKSVDDYPYGGGSGMVMQIEPFANCIEKLQAERTYDEIIYMTPDGKTLNQDMANSFSAKKNLMLLCGHYKGIDQRIRDIFVTQEISIGDYVLSGGELPAAIVVDAVVRLLPGVLSDETSALSDSFQDGLLDAPIYTRPAEWRGHRVPDILLSGNEAKITTWRHEQQLQRTTERRPDLLDD, encoded by the coding sequence ATGCGATTTGATATCATCACTGTATTACCTAGTTTACTAGACAGTCCTTTTGCACACTCTATTTTACAACGTGCACAGAAAAAAGGTTTGGCTGAGATCCACGTGCACAATCTTCGTGACTACTCCAGCAATAAACAGAAATCGGTAGATGACTATCCCTACGGAGGCGGATCGGGTATGGTGATGCAAATTGAACCTTTTGCTAACTGTATAGAGAAGTTACAGGCAGAGCGCACCTACGATGAGATTATCTACATGACGCCAGATGGTAAGACCCTAAATCAGGATATGGCCAATTCATTTTCTGCTAAAAAGAATCTGATGCTTTTGTGTGGTCACTATAAGGGGATAGACCAACGGATTCGAGATATTTTTGTAACGCAGGAAATATCTATTGGAGATTATGTATTATCAGGCGGCGAACTTCCGGCAGCTATTGTGGTAGATGCTGTAGTGCGGTTGCTCCCCGGAGTGTTATCAGACGAAACTTCCGCTCTCTCTGATTCTTTTCAAGACGGATTATTGGATGCTCCGATCTATACTCGCCCGGCCGAGTGGCGCGGACACCGGGTACCGGATATTCTATTAAGTGGCAATGAGGCGAAGATCACCACCTGGCGCCACGAGCAACAGCTGCAGCGTACCACCGAACGAAGACCAGATTTACTAGATGACTAG
- the rseP gene encoding RIP metalloprotease RseP translates to MGVLVMIGQVLLGLSLLIVLHELGHFLAARAFGIKVEKFYLFFDAWGVKLFKFNYKGCEYGIGWLPLGGYVKIAGMVDESMDTEQLKQDPQPWEFRSKPAWQRLIVMLGGIIVNVIVGVFVFWMLTFHYGISDIDNTKLVDGVVPGIVGKAVGIEPGDRILKVNGQVPQHFNQDLLNTDVLFGGALLTVERGGKTIDIPMPADMGNMVAEYKKNEFVQPRVRITAVDQVVADYPAAKMGILAGDSIISLNNKAVLYQDEVLSTLKALANKPVQVGVFRSGQELALSGTVSEEGTLGIQYNMNSISLPFVKYNYGFWEALPIGSQKAFGVITDNIKGFGKIFRGDLKADKALSGPVGIATMFGTEVDWARFWSLVGLISMALAFMNLLPIPALDGGHVVFLLVEMIQGKPLSDAFLERAQMVGFFILVALMIFVFGNDIFKLTQ, encoded by the coding sequence ATGGGAGTATTAGTAATGATCGGACAAGTCCTTTTAGGGCTGTCTTTGTTAATTGTGTTGCATGAGTTAGGACATTTCCTTGCTGCACGTGCATTTGGTATCAAAGTAGAAAAGTTCTACTTATTTTTTGATGCTTGGGGAGTTAAATTATTCAAGTTCAATTATAAAGGCTGTGAGTACGGGATCGGATGGCTTCCACTGGGCGGATATGTGAAGATCGCCGGCATGGTGGATGAGTCAATGGATACAGAGCAGTTAAAGCAAGATCCGCAACCTTGGGAATTTCGATCTAAACCAGCTTGGCAACGTCTTATTGTGATGTTAGGTGGTATCATTGTCAATGTGATTGTCGGTGTGTTTGTATTCTGGATGCTTACTTTTCATTATGGAATATCGGATATTGACAATACAAAATTGGTTGATGGTGTGGTGCCCGGTATTGTTGGGAAAGCGGTTGGCATTGAGCCTGGTGATCGCATTTTGAAAGTAAATGGGCAAGTGCCTCAGCACTTCAACCAAGATTTGCTGAACACAGATGTATTGTTTGGCGGCGCTTTACTTACTGTGGAGCGTGGAGGGAAAACGATAGATATACCCATGCCAGCTGATATGGGTAATATGGTGGCAGAGTATAAGAAGAATGAGTTTGTGCAGCCGCGTGTCCGCATTACGGCAGTCGATCAGGTTGTTGCAGATTACCCCGCTGCAAAAATGGGAATCTTGGCAGGTGACAGCATTATAAGTCTGAACAATAAAGCAGTTCTCTACCAAGATGAAGTGCTCAGTACGCTGAAAGCGTTAGCCAACAAACCGGTCCAAGTAGGTGTCTTTAGAAGTGGTCAAGAACTTGCTTTGTCTGGAACTGTATCTGAGGAAGGGACGTTAGGTATACAATACAATATGAACTCAATTTCATTGCCTTTCGTGAAGTATAATTATGGCTTCTGGGAGGCATTACCTATAGGTTCGCAAAAGGCATTCGGTGTGATTACTGACAACATCAAAGGTTTTGGAAAAATCTTCCGTGGCGATTTGAAGGCCGACAAAGCATTATCTGGTCCAGTTGGTATTGCAACTATGTTTGGTACCGAGGTAGATTGGGCACGTTTCTGGAGTTTAGTTGGTCTGATTTCTATGGCGCTGGCTTTTATGAATTTGCTTCCTATTCCAGCTTTAGATGGCGGGCACGTAGTCTTCTTATTGGTTGAGATGATTCAGGGCAAACCATTAAGTGATGCTTTTCTAGAGCGAGCACAAATGGTTGGCTTCTTTATCTTGGTAGCCTTGATGATCTTCGTGTTCGGGAATGATATCTTTAAACTAACTCAGTAG
- a CDS encoding 1-deoxy-D-xylulose-5-phosphate reductoisomerase, with translation MKNKNIAILGSTGSIGTQALEVVDAFPDYFTVSVLTGGRNIDLLVTQAIRYKPKYVVVSQADAVHQVKANLSGLDIIVLSGKEGLIEVVQDPAIDLVLNAIVGSAGLEPTCKAICSGKDIALANKETLVVAGELVMGLVREHGVRMLPVDSEHSAIFQCLVGEAMNPVEKIYLTASGGPFRGKDRTFLEQVTKEQALKHPNWSMGAKITIDSASLMNKGLEVIEAKWLFDLNADQIDVVVHPQSIIHSMVQFQDGSIKAQLGLPDMKLPIQYAMTFPVRASNNFERFDFAKYGCLDFHKPDMETFRNLQLAFTAMENGGNQPCVLNAANEVVVEAFLQDRISFLGMSDVIANTLSKIGNQSTTTLEDYLLCDQEARRVAHTFLD, from the coding sequence TTGAAGAATAAAAATATTGCCATTTTAGGCTCAACCGGCAGTATAGGCACACAAGCACTAGAAGTCGTGGATGCATTTCCCGATTATTTTACAGTAAGTGTACTTACGGGTGGTCGCAACATTGACTTATTAGTTACACAAGCTATACGGTACAAGCCTAAATATGTGGTTGTATCACAGGCTGATGCGGTACATCAAGTGAAAGCAAATCTTTCTGGTTTGGATATCATCGTTCTTTCCGGGAAAGAAGGGTTGATAGAGGTAGTACAAGATCCTGCTATAGATTTGGTGCTGAATGCCATTGTAGGATCAGCCGGCTTGGAACCGACGTGTAAAGCCATTTGTAGCGGCAAAGATATCGCACTGGCCAATAAAGAAACGCTGGTCGTAGCAGGAGAGCTGGTGATGGGTTTGGTCAGAGAACACGGCGTACGCATGTTGCCTGTAGATTCGGAGCACTCGGCCATTTTCCAATGTTTAGTAGGAGAAGCAATGAATCCGGTAGAGAAGATTTACCTTACGGCTTCAGGAGGCCCATTCCGAGGTAAAGACCGTACTTTCTTGGAGCAAGTAACGAAAGAACAAGCGCTGAAACATCCGAACTGGAGCATGGGTGCAAAAATCACCATTGATTCAGCTTCGCTGATGAATAAAGGACTGGAAGTAATCGAAGCCAAATGGCTGTTTGATCTTAACGCTGATCAAATCGACGTGGTCGTACATCCGCAATCCATCATTCATTCTATGGTGCAATTTCAAGATGGCTCTATTAAAGCACAACTAGGGCTGCCCGATATGAAGCTACCCATCCAATACGCGATGACTTTTCCCGTTCGGGCAAGTAACAATTTCGAACGATTTGACTTTGCTAAATACGGATGTTTGGATTTTCATAAGCCGGATATGGAAACGTTTCGTAACTTGCAACTGGCTTTTACCGCTATGGAAAATGGAGGTAATCAGCCCTGTGTATTAAATGCAGCAAATGAAGTAGTGGTTGAAGCTTTTCTGCAAGATCGCATCTCATTTTTGGGTATGAGTGACGTAATCGCAAACACCTTGTCTAAAATTGGAAATCAATCTACAACCACGCTGGAGGATTATCTATTATGTGATCAGGAAGCAAGACGAGTAGCACATACCTTTTTAGATTAA
- a CDS encoding DPP IV N-terminal domain-containing protein, with amino-acid sequence MYKLSSIAAVMLCFLAVGKTEAQTRKLNYAQSWGQEASLTNPIRQYRGWADADHYIVSEKNVLSKVNVKTGAEAAYSYPADESTKVSVDKKDVVITFADGQSRQLTQSPDIEEKNPTLSPDGKFVAFTRDNDLYAVEVESGKEMRYTTDGSDVVYNGWSSWVYYEEILGRSTNYKAFWWSPDSKRLAFMRFDDSQVPMFPIYASPGQHGYVEKTRYPKAGDKNPAVRVGFVEVAGSPVVWAAFNEEDDQYFGQPYWSFNSQSIMVQWMNRDQTNLKFYQVNPIDGSKVATYDEMQPTWINLDHDERITYLADNKHYILKSDKTGWAHYYLYNLDGKLVNALTNGDWQVSSIAHIDEKNKVFYFTARKENSATSDLYRVNFNGKNFKRLTFGNYTHRVKVSPNGKHFITEYSNVETPTKVALVDMNGKMIRELEDSKSADFDQYTIGKTAYFTIPSADGQYDLPVIVTYPTDFDETKEYPVIMSIYGGPDAGSVRNTWKGTAKQYWANEGIIQIECDHRASGHFGKEGVALMHRKLGHWELIDYGTIAQWLKAKPWVAKNKLLITGHSYGGYVVCMALTKGSSDFDYGIAGAPVTSWELYDSHYTERWMDTPQDNPEGYKDGSVLTHVNGYKGVLRLMHGDLDDNVHLQNSIQLVDALTDRDIPFEFMIYPGSRHGFERRKSAYDFKERVRFYYEYLLEKPVPKELK; translated from the coding sequence ATGTACAAATTGTCTTCGATAGCGGCAGTCATGCTGTGTTTTCTTGCTGTTGGTAAAACTGAAGCCCAAACGCGGAAACTAAATTATGCACAATCCTGGGGTCAAGAAGCTTCCCTCACCAATCCAATACGGCAGTACAGGGGTTGGGCAGATGCTGATCACTATATTGTGAGTGAGAAGAATGTGCTTTCTAAAGTAAACGTAAAAACTGGAGCGGAAGCTGCTTATAGCTATCCTGCTGATGAATCTACCAAAGTATCGGTTGACAAAAAAGATGTAGTCATCACTTTTGCTGACGGCCAATCGCGGCAACTTACCCAATCGCCCGATATCGAAGAGAAGAACCCTACTTTATCTCCCGACGGCAAGTTTGTTGCCTTCACCAGAGACAATGATCTATATGCAGTTGAGGTAGAATCTGGTAAAGAAATGCGGTATACAACGGATGGTTCTGACGTCGTTTACAACGGTTGGTCGTCTTGGGTATATTACGAAGAGATTTTAGGTCGATCTACAAATTACAAGGCATTTTGGTGGTCGCCTGATAGTAAGCGTTTGGCTTTTATGCGATTTGATGATTCACAAGTGCCTATGTTCCCAATCTATGCATCACCAGGGCAGCACGGCTATGTAGAGAAAACACGTTATCCTAAAGCCGGTGACAAAAATCCTGCTGTGCGTGTTGGGTTTGTAGAAGTAGCGGGCTCTCCAGTGGTTTGGGCTGCCTTCAATGAGGAGGATGATCAGTACTTTGGTCAACCGTATTGGAGCTTCAACAGCCAATCGATTATGGTACAGTGGATGAATCGGGATCAGACAAATCTGAAATTCTATCAGGTAAATCCAATAGACGGTTCCAAAGTAGCCACATACGATGAGATGCAGCCAACTTGGATCAACCTAGATCACGATGAGCGGATCACCTACCTAGCCGATAACAAGCACTATATACTGAAATCCGATAAGACCGGATGGGCACATTACTACCTGTATAACCTAGATGGGAAGCTGGTGAATGCCCTTACTAATGGCGACTGGCAGGTAAGCAGCATCGCACATATTGATGAGAAGAATAAAGTATTCTACTTTACGGCTCGAAAAGAAAATTCAGCGACCTCTGATCTGTATCGAGTGAATTTCAACGGGAAGAATTTCAAACGCTTAACCTTTGGCAACTATACACACCGGGTTAAAGTATCACCAAATGGCAAGCATTTCATCACAGAATATTCTAATGTGGAGACGCCGACTAAGGTGGCTTTGGTAGATATGAACGGCAAAATGATTCGGGAGTTGGAAGATAGCAAGTCGGCAGATTTTGACCAATATACTATCGGTAAAACGGCTTATTTTACCATCCCATCTGCAGATGGGCAATATGACTTGCCTGTTATTGTGACTTATCCGACAGACTTTGATGAAACCAAAGAATACCCTGTTATTATGAGTATCTATGGCGGTCCGGATGCCGGTAGCGTGCGCAATACTTGGAAAGGCACTGCAAAGCAATACTGGGCAAATGAAGGTATTATCCAAATTGAGTGTGACCACCGCGCTTCGGGTCATTTTGGAAAAGAAGGGGTCGCGTTGATGCACCGTAAATTGGGACATTGGGAATTGATTGACTATGGTACTATCGCTCAATGGCTGAAAGCCAAACCTTGGGTGGCCAAAAACAAACTTCTGATTACAGGACACAGTTATGGTGGCTATGTCGTGTGTATGGCCTTGACCAAGGGTTCTTCTGATTTTGATTATGGTATCGCTGGTGCACCTGTTACGAGCTGGGAATTGTATGATTCGCATTACACCGAGCGTTGGATGGATACGCCGCAAGATAATCCTGAAGGTTATAAGGATGGATCGGTGTTGACGCATGTGAATGGATACAAAGGTGTTCTGCGTTTGATGCACGGTGACTTGGACGATAACGTACATTTGCAAAACTCCATCCAATTGGTAGACGCATTGACCGATCGGGATATACCGTTTGAGTTTATGATCTATCCTGGAAGCAGACATGGTTTTGAACGTCGCAAGTCAGCGTATGACTTCAAAGAACGCGTTCGTTTTTATTATGAATATTTATTGGAAAAACCAGTTCCAAAAGAACTGAAATAG
- a CDS encoding DUF3276 family protein gives MGDFENKEREEVFSKKVRAGKRTYFFDVKATRSNDYYVTITESKKRFEDGQFIKHKIFLYKEDFEKFAEGLQDVVSYIKNNQDVVEKRYEGGQEEGVYERTGTFGDTKENFSF, from the coding sequence ATGGGAGATTTTGAAAACAAAGAACGCGAAGAGGTATTTTCAAAAAAGGTGAGAGCAGGAAAACGTACTTATTTTTTTGATGTCAAAGCAACTCGGTCCAACGACTATTATGTGACCATTACAGAAAGTAAGAAACGTTTTGAGGATGGGCAGTTCATTAAGCACAAGATTTTCCTGTACAAAGAGGATTTTGAAAAATTTGCAGAAGGTTTACAAGATGTCGTAAGTTATATCAAAAATAACCAAGATGTAGTCGAGAAAAGGTATGAGGGAGGTCAGGAAGAAGGTGTGTACGAAAGAACGGGCACTTTTGGCGATACCAAAGAAAACTTTTCCTTTTAA
- a CDS encoding LiaF domain-containing protein — MNTQNTNNDSRPPKSNNTTNFAGAFIILFGLALLMKNMRLDIFPRWIFGWEMILIVIGLVIGVNSRFQKKSSVILIAIGSIFLLKDLVGMSFGKFFIPAMVIAMGIYLIKRNRVVPPLPPEDPTRPDDEYDWDKRVDHFYTVDNDYTADSGNPKDTQPVNASASTGSGPYANYSAQHDSYLKVDTFFSDTKKSLLTTNFLGGTITSVFGSTKVNFLQADIKQAVVLDTFQLFGSTKIIIPPHWQVSSNVASIFGELDDRRPMFDITTDKNKKIYITGTSIFGGLTIKNN; from the coding sequence ATGAATACACAAAACACAAATAACGACAGTCGACCGCCAAAGTCAAACAACACGACAAATTTCGCTGGTGCGTTTATTATTCTATTTGGACTCGCTCTTCTCATGAAGAATATGCGTCTAGACATCTTCCCTCGCTGGATCTTTGGTTGGGAAATGATCCTGATTGTCATCGGTTTGGTAATCGGAGTTAACTCCAGGTTTCAAAAAAAATCTTCTGTCATTCTAATCGCCATCGGCTCTATTTTCTTACTAAAAGACCTAGTTGGCATGTCTTTCGGAAAGTTTTTTATCCCAGCTATGGTAATCGCGATGGGTATTTACTTAATCAAACGCAACCGCGTTGTGCCACCACTCCCACCCGAGGACCCTACTCGTCCGGATGATGAGTACGACTGGGATAAACGAGTAGATCATTTTTATACGGTAGACAACGATTACACCGCTGATAGTGGCAACCCAAAAGACACGCAACCTGTAAACGCCTCGGCGTCTACAGGTTCTGGTCCTTATGCCAATTACAGCGCACAGCACGATAGCTACCTGAAAGTAGACACGTTTTTCAGCGACACAAAAAAATCGTTGTTAACCACTAATTTCCTTGGCGGTACTATTACAAGTGTTTTTGGCAGCACTAAAGTCAACTTCTTGCAGGCCGACATCAAACAGGCTGTCGTGTTAGATACCTTCCAACTTTTTGGCAGCACCAAAATTATTATTCCACCGCATTGGCAAGTTTCGAGCAATGTGGCTTCTATCTTTGGTGAGCTGGATGATCGCAGACCAATGTTCGATATTACAACCGATAAGAACAAAAAGATTTATATCACTGGAACTTCCATTTTTGGCGGATTGACGATTAAGAATAACTGA
- a CDS encoding histidine kinase, whose protein sequence is MTQTQYPKSKKWLIHTSSWIICVLYFLVVYGLLWWVKVPYETILYDGAISALVITGTSYLIYTSLQYYLPKNKQFWKLFSFAIIFSALSVFCTRFCLLQVFSPEQVIYLTFSMPFRFVINFLVITCIMIINIFWNIQEEYEENKERKQQSERMVRDAELYNLRQQLQPHFLFNSLNSIIALIGSKPQEARSMTFQLSDFLRGTMRKDEKQFILLEDELKHLRLYLDIEKVRFGHRLKTIFDYDESILLSQVPVMIIQPLLENAIKFGLYNVTGDVLITIDAYKEENMLVIVITNPFDVDQFENKRGTGFGLTSIQRRLYLLFGRTDLLTTSTDNTTFISTLRIPQYD, encoded by the coding sequence ATGACGCAAACGCAGTACCCTAAATCGAAAAAATGGCTGATCCACACTTCATCGTGGATTATTTGTGTTTTGTATTTCCTGGTCGTTTATGGATTACTGTGGTGGGTGAAAGTTCCATATGAGACGATTCTTTACGATGGAGCCATCAGCGCATTGGTAATTACCGGAACTTCTTACTTAATCTATACCTCTCTACAATACTATCTCCCGAAGAATAAGCAGTTTTGGAAACTGTTTAGCTTCGCCATTATATTTAGTGCTCTTAGTGTATTTTGCACACGGTTTTGCTTGCTACAGGTATTTTCTCCGGAGCAGGTGATCTACCTGACGTTCAGTATGCCATTTCGTTTCGTGATTAATTTTCTGGTTATTACTTGTATCATGATCATTAACATATTCTGGAATATTCAGGAAGAATACGAAGAGAACAAGGAGCGCAAACAGCAGTCGGAGCGCATGGTGCGCGACGCCGAGCTCTACAACTTACGGCAGCAATTGCAACCACATTTCTTATTTAACAGCTTGAATTCTATTATTGCTTTGATCGGCAGCAAACCGCAGGAAGCCAGGAGCATGACCTTTCAACTATCTGATTTTCTACGCGGTACGATGCGAAAGGATGAGAAGCAATTTATCCTATTGGAAGATGAACTAAAACATCTACGTCTTTATCTGGATATAGAAAAAGTGCGTTTTGGCCATCGACTTAAGACGATCTTCGACTATGACGAGTCGATTTTATTGTCGCAAGTACCGGTCATGATCATTCAGCCTTTACTGGAGAATGCCATCAAATTTGGTTTGTATAATGTGACCGGCGACGTGTTGATTACCATCGATGCGTATAAAGAAGAAAACATGCTGGTTATTGTAATTACCAACCCCTTTGATGTGGATCAATTTGAAAATAAGAGAGGCACCGGATTTGGTCTTACCAGTATACAAAGACGGCTATACCTATTATTTGGCCGAACCGATCTGCTAACTACAAGTACCGATAATACCACCTTTATATCAACCCTTAGAATACCTCAATATGATTAA
- a CDS encoding response regulator, with the protein MIKTILIDDEPLARSILLEYLQSHPDFDVVAECNDGFEGVKAIQQHKPDLVFLDIQMPKLTGFEMLELLDDQPQIIFTTAFDEFAIKAFEKNAIDYLLKPISPDRFEKSLDKFKSNFTGSTETKIKKTSEQLQESMEEQSLERIVVKNGSQIKIIPIQQINFLEAYDDYVKIHTTDGMFLKNKTMSSFEKQLDAKQFVRIHRSFMIKVDQLAKIEPMEKDSYIAILHSGDKVNISKSGYARLKQVIGI; encoded by the coding sequence ATGATTAAAACTATTTTAATTGACGACGAACCTTTAGCAAGAAGCATTTTATTAGAATACTTGCAATCACACCCAGATTTTGATGTAGTAGCAGAGTGTAATGATGGGTTTGAGGGCGTCAAAGCGATACAACAACATAAGCCAGATCTGGTTTTTTTGGACATTCAAATGCCCAAATTGACCGGTTTTGAAATGTTGGAGTTACTGGATGATCAACCTCAAATCATATTTACAACGGCTTTTGATGAGTTTGCGATCAAAGCTTTTGAAAAAAATGCCATAGATTACTTGCTGAAACCGATTAGTCCTGACCGGTTCGAGAAAAGTTTGGATAAATTTAAAAGTAACTTTACCGGTTCAACGGAAACCAAAATCAAGAAAACCAGTGAGCAGTTGCAGGAATCTATGGAAGAGCAAAGCCTAGAAAGAATTGTGGTGAAAAATGGTTCACAGATTAAAATCATCCCGATACAGCAGATCAATTTCTTAGAAGCTTACGACGACTATGTAAAGATCCACACGACCGATGGCATGTTTTTAAAGAATAAAACGATGAGTTCGTTTGAGAAACAGCTAGATGCGAAACAATTTGTCCGTATACATCGCTCTTTTATGATAAAAGTAGATCAATTGGCGAAGATCGAGCCGATGGAGAAGGACAGTTACATTGCCATTCTGCATTCGGGCGACAAGGTAAATATCAGCAAATCCGGTTATGCAAGATTGAAACAGGTAATCGGGATCTAG
- a CDS encoding ATP-dependent DNA helicase RecQ yields MNPTSLSILKQYWGYDQFRPLQEEVIHAVMLRQDTLALMPTGGGKSICFQVPAMLQEGICVVISPLIALMKDQVERLRKQDISAVAIYSGMTKREVDITLDNCIFGNIKFLYLSPERLYSDIVWERLRHMKVNLFAIDEAHCISEWGYDFRPSYLQLHRLRELHPEIPFLALTATATERVIVDIQEKLLFAKPNVLTKSFRRENLGYMVLPEEDKMGRMLRVIQKIGGSGIVYVRNRRETQEVSRYLMNQGISADFYHAGLDMLTRADKQERWASNAIRVIVATNAFGMGIDKSDVRFVIHLDIPDSLEAYYQEAGRAGRDGKKAFPVLLYNQEDRDRLWANLEASFPDVAFIQQVYHQLANYFQIAYGAGMATVLSFDVVDFAKKYQFGVLPTLSALKFLERDGWLSLSEAVFIPSRLKFEVDYQELYKFQVQSSKFDPLIKRILRSYGGAFDLFVPINEYEFAKALRVPYQEVVHMLQTMQQMELLTYMPKTDAPQLQFLRPRIDRKNLHVDTSFIRERRRIKEEQTKAIYHYLDTENCRSIALLTYFGESKSAPCGVCDLCLVRAHRGKVSTQVALQIKELLLDKPLPLKELIDQISIGSENAKLEAFRTLLDEEQIIVKENLYYWNVGF; encoded by the coding sequence ATGAATCCTACCAGCCTTTCCATATTAAAACAGTATTGGGGATACGACCAATTCAGACCACTTCAAGAGGAAGTTATCCATGCCGTAATGTTGCGGCAAGATACCCTTGCGCTAATGCCTACCGGCGGCGGCAAATCCATTTGCTTTCAGGTTCCTGCGATGCTTCAGGAAGGAATATGTGTTGTCATCTCTCCTTTAATAGCACTGATGAAAGATCAGGTGGAGCGACTGCGTAAGCAAGATATTTCTGCAGTGGCGATCTATTCTGGAATGACTAAGCGTGAGGTAGATATCACATTGGACAATTGTATCTTCGGAAATATCAAATTCTTGTACCTATCGCCCGAACGGTTGTATTCGGATATCGTTTGGGAACGGCTTCGCCATATGAAAGTGAACCTTTTCGCTATAGACGAAGCTCATTGTATATCGGAATGGGGATACGACTTTCGACCTTCTTATCTGCAACTGCATCGGCTTCGGGAGCTGCATCCTGAAATACCCTTTCTGGCATTGACAGCGACGGCTACTGAACGCGTGATCGTGGATATTCAGGAGAAGCTTTTGTTTGCGAAACCAAATGTATTAACTAAAAGTTTTCGCCGCGAAAACCTGGGCTATATGGTGTTGCCTGAGGAAGACAAGATGGGAAGGATGTTGCGGGTGATTCAAAAGATTGGTGGCAGCGGAATTGTCTATGTACGTAACAGGCGCGAAACGCAAGAAGTGTCTCGGTATTTGATGAATCAAGGTATTTCGGCCGATTTTTATCATGCGGGCTTAGACATGCTCACGCGTGCCGACAAGCAAGAACGATGGGCCAGCAATGCTATCCGCGTCATTGTTGCCACCAACGCTTTTGGTATGGGCATTGATAAGTCTGATGTGCGATTTGTCATTCATCTGGATATTCCTGATTCGTTGGAAGCCTATTATCAGGAAGCAGGTAGGGCAGGTCGCGATGGCAAGAAGGCTTTTCCGGTGCTTTTATATAATCAAGAAGATCGAGATCGACTATGGGCAAATCTGGAAGCTTCTTTTCCGGATGTCGCTTTTATTCAACAAGTGTATCATCAGCTAGCTAACTATTTTCAGATTGCCTATGGTGCAGGCATGGCTACGGTACTGTCTTTTGACGTAGTCGACTTTGCTAAAAAATATCAATTTGGCGTATTGCCCACTTTAAGCGCTTTGAAGTTTTTGGAGCGGGATGGATGGTTGAGTCTTTCCGAAGCCGTGTTTATCCCCTCCCGATTGAAGTTCGAAGTGGATTATCAGGAATTATACAAATTTCAAGTACAATCTTCCAAGTTTGATCCGCTCATAAAACGTATACTAAGAAGCTACGGCGGAGCTTTTGACTTATTTGTTCCGATTAATGAATATGAATTTGCGAAGGCTCTGCGTGTACCTTATCAGGAAGTTGTGCATATGCTGCAAACGATGCAACAAATGGAACTGCTCACCTATATGCCGAAAACAGACGCGCCGCAATTGCAGTTTTTGCGACCTAGGATTGATCGGAAAAACCTACACGTTGATACCTCGTTTATCAGAGAACGACGCCGTATCAAGGAAGAACAGACTAAGGCAATTTATCATTATTTGGATACGGAAAACTGTCGCAGTATCGCTTTGCTAACCTACTTTGGTGAGTCAAAATCGGCACCCTGCGGTGTATGCGATCTCTGTTTGGTACGTGCTCATCGCGGAAAGGTGTCGACACAGGTTGCGCTTCAGATCAAAGAATTGCTATTGGACAAACCATTACCTCTGAAGGAGCTGATCGATCAAATCAGTATAGGTTCCGAAAATGCAAAACTCGAAGCATTCAGAACCTTACTGGATGAAGAGCAGATCATTGTGAAGGAGAATCTCTACTATTGGAACGTAGGATTTTAA